In Lactuca sativa cultivar Salinas chromosome 5, Lsat_Salinas_v11, whole genome shotgun sequence, the DNA window TGAATGGTACTCTTGTTCAAACTTAATACTCCATGGATTGGTGCCAAATCTAGAGTCCAATTCCAATTTTGAACAATCAAAGACAATCCTAGTGTAATCTCAAATATCTGAGGTAGGAAACCTAAGAGATTGATTGTTGTTTGACAGGGGAAATGCAGTGACAATGAAGAATATGTTGGAATCAGAATTTCCAGGACTGAATGTTGTTCTTGCAAACTATCCACCTCCACTTCCAAAACGGTTATTATCCAAAGTGGTGCCTGTGGTTCAATTTGGGGTGATTGGTGTGGTGATGGCGGGTGAACATATCTTCCCAAGATTAGGGTTTGCAGCACCACCTCCTTGGTTTTACTCCATGCGTGCAAATAGATTTGGAACCATTTCTTCAACTTGGCTACTTGGAAATTTCCTTCAAGGCTTCCTACAAAGCTCTAGTGCCTTTGAAGTTTCCATCAATGGTGAACGGGTAAACTCACACTCACCTTTCTTTTATATACCGATTTAGGATTATCACTATCACTGTCACTGTCATTGTCACTGTAGTAAAAGTCTAAGTCTGTATATTGTATACTAGGTATTCTCGAAGCTGAGGGAGAAGAGATTTCCTGGAGAAATCGAGTTGCGAGAACTTGTTGGCAAAAAGATTGCGAATTCAAGAATTGTAGATGGAATCGATGGATCAATTTGGTCTTAGTGCTCATTTGGCTACTTTATGTGTTGCTTTGCATAAACCAAATGGTCTATTGTGTTTTGTTTGACCTCTTATGACATGCAAAACTTATAAATATAAAGACGATTGTGTTTATGTTTACAATGTTTTTGAGATTAAATTGAGAGAGTTCACCGGTTGGGTTGGCCCACATTGAGCAGCACGAGTCCTGTGTGGAATAAATCAGGTACATAGTGGTCtgtttaatatttttaaaatgattttcataaagtcTAAATAATGAGTTGT includes these proteins:
- the LOC111890756 gene encoding selT-like protein; this translates as MALDKAQLLLVGLPLFLFCSDVFNLFAPAPAKPAAHHHHVPPQKPQQFQTASIQQPLDFPTQKASGFGGGIGLGNTVQIDFCASCSYRGNAVTMKNMLESEFPGLNVVLANYPPPLPKRLLSKVVPVVQFGVIGVVMAGEHIFPRLGFAAPPPWFYSMRANRFGTISSTWLLGNFLQGFLQSSSAFEVSINGERVFSKLREKRFPGEIELRELVGKKIANSRIVDGIDGSIWS